AAAAATCGGCCCGGAGCAACATATCGCTTAAAACATCGACCGCTAATGCAAGATGAGAGTCCACCATCTTTAAATAATAACAAGTATGTTCCTTGGCCGTAAAAGCATTGATTTGTCCGCCGACCGAATCAATCGTTTCCGCAATTTCCTTCGCTGAACGCTTTTTCGTCCCCTTGAACATCATATGTTCCATAAAATGCGATATTCCCTGATTTTCAATCGTTTCAAATCTAGAGCCCGCTTTAATCCAGGCACCTAAAGAAATGGATTTAACGTAGGGAATTGTTTCCGTCACCAGAACAATTCCGTTAGGCAAGACTGATTTTTGGTACATGCTAAGCGCTCCCTCGTAGACTGATTTCAAACTTCGCTATAAGAACGGTTCGCGACGCAATAGAAAAACCCCTGCTCACAACAGAATCACAAATAGTAGCATTTCCTTTTGCAGTCTAAAAAGGCTGTCCCTGACAAGCGGATAAACGCCCATCTCGAGACAGCCCTTTTTCATAAGTCCCTATTAATTAGCCGCTTCAGGCTTCTTTTCGCCTTCGACCGGCAGCAAGTCTTTTCTTGACAAGTTCACACGGCCCTGACGATCCACTTCGCTGACCTTAACCGTTATAACATCGCCAACACTAACGACATCTTCAACTTTGGCAACACGTTCACGCGCCAACTGCGAAATATGAACCAGGCCTTCTTTACCCGGCAGGATTTCGACAAATGCGCCAAACGCCATCAGCCGCGTCACTTTACCGGTATAAATACCGCCAACTTCTACTTCACGTACCAAATCTTCAATGATCTTGATGGCTTTCTGACCGGCTTCGACAGTGACTGCTGCAATGAAAATATTGCCGTCATCTTCGATGTCAATCTTAACGCCAGTTTCGTCAATGATTTTTTTGATGATTTTGCCGCCTGGTCCAATAACGTCGCGAATTTTATCCGGATGAATTTTCATTGTGATGATGCGCGGCGCATAAGGAGACAATTCTGCACGAGGCTTATCAATGACCGCAAGCATCTTATCCAGGATATGCTTGCGCCCACGTTTCGCCTGTGCCAGTGCCGCGCCAAGAATTTCCCGCGTAATACCGGCAATCTTGATATCCATTTGAATCGCCGTGATACCATTGTCAGTACCCGCAACCTTGAAATCCATGTCGCCCAGCGCATCTTCCAACCCCTGAATATCCGTCAAAATCGAAAAGTGATCGCCGTCTTTGACGAGGCCCATCGCAACGCCGGATACAGGACGAATAATAGGTACGCCAGCATCCATCAAGGAAAGCGTACTGCCGCAAACACTGCCCATTGAGCTCGAACCATTCGATTCGATAACTTCAGATACAAGACGAAGGGTATACGGAAAGTCAATTTCGGACGGAATTACCGGGACCAACGCACGCTCAGCTAATGCGCCATGCCCAATTTCTCTGCGTCCCGGCGAGCGCATCGGACGAGTTTCGCCTACGCTGTAGGGGGGAAAGTTATAATGATGCATATAACGTTTCGAATCTTCGACGCCCAAGCCGTCAAGGATTTGTTCATCGCCAATCGCACCAAGCGTTGTAATGGTCAGAACCTGCGTTTGGCCGCGCGTGAACAAGCCCGAACCATGCGTTCTCGCAAGCAAGCCCGCCTCGCAAGCAATCGGTCTGACTTCTTCAAGTTCGCGTCCATCCGGACGAATTTTATCCACCGTAATCATCTTACGGACAATTTCCTTAAGAACCTTTTGCACCATGTTCTTTACGTCTTTACCATTATCCGGGTACAACGTCGCAAAATGTTCCACCACAGCCGCTTTAGCGGCTTGGGTTTCTTCTTCACGCTTTTGTTTATCCGGATTGCTGACAGCTTGACGCAACAAATCGGTTGCATACGCTCTGACAGCCGTGTTAATTTCTTCCGGCACTTCATACAAAGCAATCGTACGTTTCGTTTTGCCAATTTGCTCGACGATTTTCGTTTGAAATTCGATGATCTCCTTAATGACATCATGGCCATGAATGATCGCGGCTAAGACCGTTTCTTCGGACAGCTCATTGGCACCCGCTTCTACCATCATGACAGCATCTTTACTGCCGGCTACGACCAAGTTGAGTTGGCTTTCATCCTGCTGCGCCACTGTCGGATTAATGATAAACTCACCATCAATCAAACCAACGCGCACCCCCGCAATCGGGCCATTAAACGGCACATCCGAAATGGATAATGCGCACGAAGCGCCAATCATCGCTGTTACATCCGGTGAGTTATCCTGATCAACCGAAAGAACCGTTGCAATAACTTGTACATCATTGCGGAATCCGTCAGGAAACAGCGGACGAATCGGACGATCGATCAAACGGCTGGCCAATACGGCCGCTTCGCTAGGACGTCCCTCCCGTTTGATGAAGCCGCCCGGAATTTTACCGACTGCATAAAGACGTTCTTCGTAATCAACCGTCAGCGGGAAGAAATCAATTCCTTCACGCGGTTGTGCCGAGCCAGTAGCTGCTACAATCACGGCGGTGTCACCATACTTAATCAAAACCGAACCGCCAGCTTGTTTAGCCATTTTACCCGATTCGATCGTAAGCTCCCTGCCGCCGACCTTCATAGAGAAAGAATGCATATTGAGTTGTCCTCCTCTTTCTATTTAACCCTTTTTTTATTCACAATTTTTGTTTGTTCGACATAAAAGACTTATTTCCTGTTAACCTCTATCAAGATAAAATAAAAAAAGCGGGAAACCCCGCCTTTTTTATTTTCTGAGATTCAGTTTCTCAAGAATCGTACGATAACGTTCCAAACCATTTGCTTTCAGATAGTTCAGCAGATTTCTGCGCTGACCAACCATCTTCAACAGACCGCGTCTGGAATGATGATCTTTCTTATGCATTTTTAAGTGCTCGGTTAAATAATTAATCCGTTCAGTCAAAATAGCAATTTGTACTTCCGGAGATCCGGTATCGCTTTCATGGACGCGATATTGTTGAATCAGTTCTTGTTTACGTTCTAAAGTAATCATTAGGTACCTCCTCTTATAATATCCCCATTAGCCAAGACAATCGTCGGAGTTGTCGATAATCCTCGCCACGGTTGATTAGGGATCACGTCCCCACTTGCAATATTTTATCATATGGCGTGTAGCTTGTAAACAGCATTATCAAATCTTCTGTCTCGAAAAAAATTCTCGTGCCGCTAAGGCATCGTCGCCAATCTGTCGTTTCAATTCCTCAAGTGAATCGAAGCGTTGCTCACTGCGCAGTCGTTTTAGGAATTTTACATCTACGATCCGTCCATATAAATTCCCTTTAAAATCAAAAATATGCGTTTCAATCGTCTGATCGCCGTCTTCAAATGTCGGATTCAGTCCAATATTAGTGACGCTATGATAAACAGCCTCTCCAATGACAATCACAGTCACATAAACACCCTTGTCCGGTAGTACCCGTTGCGGTGCAACCGCCAGATTAGCAGTCGGAAAACCGAGCAGCTTTGCGCCGCGTTTTTTTCCATGCACCACAGTGCCACGCACACTGACCGGACGCCCCAAAAAGCGGGCCGCCGTTTCGACATTCCCCTCTAAAACCAAACGACGAATCAATGTACTGCTAACAATCTGCTCATCGATATGAACGCCGGGATGAATCGACACAGCAAAACCGTATTTTTCGCCTGCTTCCGCAAGAAAATCAGGATTTCCGGAGCTACGGTAGCCAAACGAATAATTCGGCCCGACCACAACATTCGTCGGCTGCAGATTTTCAACCAGCAGGGCAATGAACTGCTGCGGCGAAAGCTTTAAGAACGCGGCAGTAAAAGGGATCGCCAACAGCACATCAACGCCAAGCTCACGCAATACTTCCGCCTTCTCTTCCAACGTGGCAATCTGCGGCGGACAACGTGACGGGTCAAGCACCGACAGCGGATGATTAGTAAAGGTAAAGACAACGCTGGTTCCAGCCACAGATCTGGCCTTTTCCACCGCTTGAGCAATAATTTCCCGGTGTCCGACATGTACACCGTCAAACGTTCCCAGCGCAACACAAACGCGCGAGAAACGCCCTTGCATCAATTTAATATCATTGATAATTTCCATCGCCAAAACCCTCTCGCACTCGACACTCTTTCATTTCTTAGAAAGATTCCGGAAAGACTTTTTCTGGAATCAGACAGCCGCCTTGCTGCATGTAACGGCCGATGCCAAGCAATCGCTCGTTGGCATAGACACGACAAATTGTACCCTCTGTTAGCGCCGCTTCAACGGTGGGGTGTTGCCCCCACGAAAAAGCCCTGCAATCTGTTTCAGATAGATGCAACGCCGGCAGTTCCTGAATACCCCAATCAAGAGGCAATAAAACCTTCTCAGGATTAGCCGCCACTTCCTCCAGACTCGATGCCTGGGCCACAGAAAATCGTCCTACTCTGGTACGCACCAAAAACGTCATGGTTGCCGGACAACCAAGTCTTTCACCGATATCTTCACATAGCGATCGAATGTAAGTTCCTTTTGAACAGGTCACCGAAAAAACAAACCTCGTTTCCGCTGGCTGCATCAAGCTAATCGAACTGATATCGATCGTGCGCGCAGGACGCTCTACTTCAATTCCAGCGCGAGCCAGCTCATAGAGCTTTTTTCCGTCAATCTTGATCGCGGAATACATTGGCGGCACCTGTTGACTACGCCCTAAAAACGACTGTAAAACTTGATTTATTTCCTCGGCCTGCGGCAACGAAGCCATTTCTTTTATCATAATGACTGTACCAGTATCATCACCGGTATCGGTCGCATAGCCGAGCGTGAGCTCCGCTCTATATTCTTTGTCGGCAGCCGTCATATATTCTAAGAGTCGCGTGGCCTTCCCCAGGGCGACTGGCAACACGCCGGCAGCAGCAGGATCAAGCGTCCCTGCATGACCAACCTTCTTCGTCCGATATATCCGGCGCAAGCAGGCGACAACATCATGCGATGTCATTCCAGGCGGCTTCAGTATGTTTAAAACGCCGTCTTTCATACACCATACTCCTTTAATTGTGCAGCAGCCTGCGCCAATACCTTAGCCTTGGCATCCGCCAACGATCCTTTTACCGTACAACCAGCAGCGCGATGATGCCCCCCGCCAGAAAAAGCGCGTGCAACCGCATTAACGTCAGCATTTTTCGAGCGCAGACTTACCCTTATAATTCCTGCTTCCGTCTCTTTGAATAAAGCCGCAATCTCAACGCCCTCGATGGCACGCGGATAATTGACAAACCCTTCCGTCGACTCCACTTTTCCCGCTAGCGACTGATCAACTGAGATAAATGCGATCTTTCCGTCCGCATAGATTTCAAGAGTGTCAAGTACCTTTCCCAGCACCGCTAAGGAGGCCGCCGTACGCGTTTCAACATTTTCGGCAATTTCCTTCGGTCTTGCTCCCCACTCGACTAGCGTCGCCGCAATCCGCAGCACAGCTGGACTCGTATTGGCATAACGGAAAAAACCGCAATCGGTAACAATTGCAGTATACAGGCACACAGCAATCTCCGCCGACTTATCGCCCGGCACTAACGACTGGATCAAATGATAAACCAGTTCACCGGTTGCTGCCGCACTCGTATCAATCGCGCTCAGTTTTGCTGCAATCGTGTTTCCCAAATGATGGTCAATATTTATTGCCGTATCGTATGAACACTGGGCAACAATACCAATTCGGTGCCATTCGCCTGCATCCAAGACAACCAGGGCATCTACCCGGTCGGTAAACAACGGTCTGCGGATTCTTTCCCAACCAGGCAAGAAACGGTACATTGCCGGGACTTCATCATCCAAAAGCATATGTACCGTTTTCCCCATGGCCGCCAACTGATGATATAAAGCCAACATAGACCCCAAGCTATCACCATCGGGCTGTTGATGAGAAGTAACCGCAATCACCTGACATTGCTGCAGGCACGCAGCAATGTTGATCAGTCGGTCCATCCCCATATTATTCTTTCCCCTCTTCTGTGTTGATTTTCAACAACAGTTCCTGAATACGGGTACTATAGTCCAACGAAGTATCCAGATGCCATGTTAACTCAGGCGTCAAACGCATTCGCACACGTTTGCCAATTTCTGAACGCACATAACCAAGGCAACTCTGCAAGCCTTGCCAGGTATTGGCTTTTTGTTCATCACTCCCCATGAGGCTGACAAACACTTTTGCCTGCCTCAAATCACCCGTTATTTCAACGGTAGTAACCGTCACAAAACCAATACGTGGATCCTTCACTTCAGTGAGGAGCATCTTGCTAATTTCCTGCTTAATCAATTCTTGTACTTTCTCAACTCGCACTTGTCCCATTATAATTCAACCGCTCTTTCTTTAAGCTTTGGGAGCTACTTCTTCCATTACGAAGGCTTCTAAGATATCGCCTTCCTTTAAATCGCGAAACTTGTCCAGCGTGATGCCGCATTCATAGCCGGTGGCTACTTCCTTGACGTCATCTTTGAAGCGGCGCAACGACTCTAATTCGCCTTCATGAACAACAACGCTGTCGCGCAAAACGCGAACCTGGCTCTTGTTCGTTATTTTGCCTTCCAACACATAGCAACCGGCAATCAGCACCTTGGAAATCGTGAAGACTTGTCGCACTTCGACGCGCCCTTGAATCACTTCCTTGAATTGCGGCGCCAACATTCCCGTCATCGCAGCTTCCACATCGTTCAAGGCTTCGTAAATAACGCGATAAGTACGGATGTCGATTTTTTCATTATCCGCAGCTTTGCGCGAGTTCGCATCCGGACGCACGTTAAAACCAATGACTAAGGCATTGGAAGCCGAAGCCAGCATTACATCCGACTCATTGATTGCGCCGACGCCAGAATGAATCACATTGACGCGCACTTCTTTGTTGCCAGCCGTTTCATTCAGGCCGAGCAGCGATTGTCTA
Above is a window of Azotosporobacter soli DNA encoding:
- the rbfA gene encoding 30S ribosome-binding factor RbfA; protein product: MGQVRVEKVQELIKQEISKMLLTEVKDPRIGFVTVTTVEITGDLRQAKVFVSLMGSDEQKANTWQGLQSCLGYVRSEIGKRVRMRLTPELTWHLDTSLDYSTRIQELLLKINTEEGKE
- a CDS encoding bifunctional oligoribonuclease/PAP phosphatase NrnA, translated to MGMDRLINIAACLQQCQVIAVTSHQQPDGDSLGSMLALYHQLAAMGKTVHMLLDDEVPAMYRFLPGWERIRRPLFTDRVDALVVLDAGEWHRIGIVAQCSYDTAINIDHHLGNTIAAKLSAIDTSAAATGELVYHLIQSLVPGDKSAEIAVCLYTAIVTDCGFFRYANTSPAVLRIAATLVEWGARPKEIAENVETRTAASLAVLGKVLDTLEIYADGKIAFISVDQSLAGKVESTEGFVNYPRAIEGVEIAALFKETEAGIIRVSLRSKNADVNAVARAFSGGGHHRAAGCTVKGSLADAKAKVLAQAAAQLKEYGV
- the truB gene encoding tRNA pseudouridine(55) synthase TruB, encoding MKDGVLNILKPPGMTSHDVVACLRRIYRTKKVGHAGTLDPAAAGVLPVALGKATRLLEYMTAADKEYRAELTLGYATDTGDDTGTVIMIKEMASLPQAEEINQVLQSFLGRSQQVPPMYSAIKIDGKKLYELARAGIEVERPARTIDISSISLMQPAETRFVFSVTCSKGTYIRSLCEDIGERLGCPATMTFLVRTRVGRFSVAQASSLEEVAANPEKVLLPLDWGIQELPALHLSETDCRAFSWGQHPTVEAALTEGTICRVYANERLLGIGRYMQQGGCLIPEKVFPESF
- the rpsO gene encoding 30S ribosomal protein S15; this translates as MITLERKQELIQQYRVHESDTGSPEVQIAILTERINYLTEHLKMHKKDHHSRRGLLKMVGQRRNLLNYLKANGLERYRTILEKLNLRK
- a CDS encoding polyribonucleotide nucleotidyltransferase, with protein sequence MHSFSMKVGGRELTIESGKMAKQAGGSVLIKYGDTAVIVAATGSAQPREGIDFFPLTVDYEERLYAVGKIPGGFIKREGRPSEAAVLASRLIDRPIRPLFPDGFRNDVQVIATVLSVDQDNSPDVTAMIGASCALSISDVPFNGPIAGVRVGLIDGEFIINPTVAQQDESQLNLVVAGSKDAVMMVEAGANELSEETVLAAIIHGHDVIKEIIEFQTKIVEQIGKTKRTIALYEVPEEINTAVRAYATDLLRQAVSNPDKQKREEETQAAKAAVVEHFATLYPDNGKDVKNMVQKVLKEIVRKMITVDKIRPDGRELEEVRPIACEAGLLARTHGSGLFTRGQTQVLTITTLGAIGDEQILDGLGVEDSKRYMHHYNFPPYSVGETRPMRSPGRREIGHGALAERALVPVIPSEIDFPYTLRLVSEVIESNGSSSMGSVCGSTLSLMDAGVPIIRPVSGVAMGLVKDGDHFSILTDIQGLEDALGDMDFKVAGTDNGITAIQMDIKIAGITREILGAALAQAKRGRKHILDKMLAVIDKPRAELSPYAPRIITMKIHPDKIRDVIGPGGKIIKKIIDETGVKIDIEDDGNIFIAAVTVEAGQKAIKIIEDLVREVEVGGIYTGKVTRLMAFGAFVEILPGKEGLVHISQLARERVAKVEDVVSVGDVITVKVSEVDRQGRVNLSRKDLLPVEGEKKPEAAN
- a CDS encoding bifunctional riboflavin kinase/FAD synthetase codes for the protein MEIINDIKLMQGRFSRVCVALGTFDGVHVGHREIIAQAVEKARSVAGTSVVFTFTNHPLSVLDPSRCPPQIATLEEKAEVLRELGVDVLLAIPFTAAFLKLSPQQFIALLVENLQPTNVVVGPNYSFGYRSSGNPDFLAEAGEKYGFAVSIHPGVHIDEQIVSSTLIRRLVLEGNVETAARFLGRPVSVRGTVVHGKKRGAKLLGFPTANLAVAPQRVLPDKGVYVTVIVIGEAVYHSVTNIGLNPTFEDGDQTIETHIFDFKGNLYGRIVDVKFLKRLRSEQRFDSLEELKRQIGDDALAAREFFSRQKI